One part of the Phoenix dactylifera cultivar Barhee BC4 chromosome 4, palm_55x_up_171113_PBpolish2nd_filt_p, whole genome shotgun sequence genome encodes these proteins:
- the LOC103696290 gene encoding F-box/FBD/LRR-repeat protein At1g13570-like, with the protein MALTAEMPPEKKTTSRQEEDRISQLPEEILLLILSHLSMESAAATTILSKRWRHLFYFLPCLKIASFYDRGRSSPDSVAREFATIFDVLRSRRCPLKCCELSISFREQFDGDMHRIMHLLCEDGLEDLSIANYGKDPYRISSHMFSCRTINSLYLYKCSLSAPSDFTGLRSLRTLELDDVVMTDEQFEMMVSGCWALENLIVYNGYQVKNLVICSRRLSRLEVITHRPLGILVEEAPCLDSVSVSYSYHEADLYWKDVANTEFYHPEGEIVESDSEDSEDSEDEEVSEINRFLWLLVGLGHTKTLKLVFDTEAAECLEFQGLLLVSLPSKHRLIQLKKLDLKMHFNGKYLASILVSLLNGSPNLQELTVEIDKFHVYTEIVEADYWDKQIPSECVQNRLKTATLIFYYRFVEDCIGFPKFLLMNACALEKMSINYTLKKKEKPLFSRFQEELFSLQKASPDAVLELTPID; encoded by the exons ATGGCCCTCACAGCAGAGATGCCGCCGGAGAAGAAAACCACCTCACGCCAAGAGGAGGATCGAATCAGCCAGCTCCCAGAGGAAatcctcctcctcatcctctcACATCTGAGTATGGAATCCGCGGCCGCCACCACTATCCTCTCCAAGAGGTGGAGGCACCTCTTCTACTTCCTTCCCTGCCTCAAAATCGCCTCCTTCTACGATCGTGGGAGGTCATCACCAGATAGCGTTGCCCGCGAGTTCGCCACCATCTTCGATGTCCTCCGCTCCCGCCGCTGCCCCCTCAAGTGCTGCGAACTTTCCATCTCATTCCGTGAACAATTTGACGGAGATATGCATCGCATCATGCATCTGCTTTGCGAGGATGGCCTCGAAGATCTATCTATTGCCAACTATGGGAAAGACCCCTATAGGATATCCTCCCACATGTTCTCCTGTAGAACGATCAACAGCCTGTACCTGTACAAGTGCAGTTTATCAGCCCCCTCCGACTTCACCGGCCTCCGGAGCCTCCGAACCCTCGAGCTCGATGATGTGGTCATGACCGACGAGCAGTTCGAGATGATGGTATCCGGCTGCTGGGCCTTAGAGAATCTGATTGTTTACAATGGCTACCAGGTCAAGAACCTCGTGATATGTTCCAGGAGGCTCTCCAGGTTGGAGGTCATCACCCACAGGCCCCTCGGCATTCTCGTAGAGGAGGCCCCGTGCTTGGATTCGGTCAGTGTCTCCTACTCCTACCACGAAGCAGATTTGTACTGGAAGGACGTCGCCAACACTGAATTTTATCATCCCGAGGGTGAGATTGTGGAGAGCGATAGCGAGGACAGCGAGGACAGCGAGGATGAAGAAGTGAGCGAGATCAACAGATTCCTGTGGTTACTGGTGGGGCTCGGCCACACTAAGACCCTTAAACTGGTATTCGATACTGAAGCTGCCGAG TGCTTGGAGTTCCAAGGGCTATTACTTGTCAGTTTGCCTTCCAAACATCGCTTGATCCAGTTGAAGAAGCTAGATCTGAAAATGCACTTCAATGGCAAGTATCTTGCTTCGATTTTAGTATCCCTACTCAATGGTTCTCCAAATCTGCAAGAGCTTACAGTTGAG ATAGATAAGTTCCATGTATACACTGAAATCGTTGAGGCAGATTATTGGGATAAACAGATACCTTCTGAGTGTGTGCAGAATCGGCTGAAGACTGCTACACTAATCTTCTATTATAGGTTCGTGGAGGATTGCATTGGTTTTCCTAAATTTCTGTTGATGAATGCATGTGCTCTGGAAAAGATGAGTATCAATTACAcattgaaaaaaaaggaaaaaccttTATTTTCACGCTTCCAGGAGGAACTGTTCAGCTTGCAAAAGGCTTCACCTGATGCTGTATTGGAGTTGACGCCTATTGATTAG